In Candidatus Accumulibacter cognatus, the genomic window GCGCGCACGACCTTGGCCGTCGCCGGGCCACCGATCGACTGTACGTAGACGATCTGGCAGTCATGGATCAGCGCCGCGCGTGCGACGTTGCGATCCTCGGCGTGGTCGGCGGCGAGCGTTGGCCGCACGTCGATCAGTCGCACTTCGACCGGCGACACCTGGTAGACCAGGAAGCGCTCGCAGGACCCGAAGTGGCCGTCGAGCAATTGCTCGCGGTTCGAGGCGCAGGCGACGCGGATCGAACCGGGCATGTCGCCGTCGGCGTAGTGTGCCACCGGCGGCAGATCGTGGTTGGCGATGCCTTCGCCCCAGAGGAGGCGGACCGCCTGTTTGAGCTGCTCGCGCGGAACTTCGCTCTCGACCACGTCGTCCCCCTGCAGCAGGAGTTGCAGATCGGCCACCGTGACGGTGGCCAGTTTGGCCTCGGTCAGCGGCAGCTCCAGTCGCTCGACCAGGGCCGAGACCAGTTTCCGGACCGGCAGACTGCCCAGTTCGCGGGCGGCGAGGGCGACGCGTAGCGCCGCTTCGCGGCTAATCGACTGTGCCATCAGAGCCCTCCCGGAAGCTAGAGGAAGACGATGCAGGATTCGCCTGCCGGACAGGCATCGAGGCACTGCGGCGAATCGAACTCGCCTTCGCATTCGGTGCAGGTGTCGACGTTGATTTTGTACATGCCAGCCTTGCTGGTGATCGAGCTGGTCGGGCAGACCGGCTTGCAGTCGCCACAGGATGTGCATTCGGCCTGGATGATTTTCATTGCCATGAGGTAACTCTCCGTTGCATGTCTTACTCCGCCGCATCCAGTCGCCTGGCGCGCAGCGAGATCGGGAAGCGTGCAGGCAGGGCCTGCGGTTCAATGTAGTAGATGCCGCCGTTGTTGAGCCGAATCTCGCCGCCCCACTTGTCGGCGCTGTCGTATTCCATCGAAACGATGGCGTCCTCCAGATCGCGTTTCGGTAGATAGAACGAGTAGGCGCCGACAGCCGTCTTGCGGACCATGATGTTGGCCATGGGACTTTCCCTTGCAGTTGGCGACGGGAACGGCGAACGTCCCCGTCTGACCGATTCAGCGCACTCAGCGCACCAGATCGAAGTTGTAGTCGGTGGTGGCCATGCCCATCGTTTCAGCGTCAAGATGTTCGAGCACCGCATTGACCAGGGTGGTGACTACCTGCATCGCTCCTTCGTAGCCGAGCGTCGTCTGGCGATGCAGATGATGACGGTCGAACAGCGGGAAACCGATGCGGATCAGCGGCACCTCGAAGTCCTTGCCCTTGTGCAGGGTGTCACGCTGGATGAACTTGCCGTAGCTGTTGCCGATCAGGAAATCCGGCTTGTCGGTAAAGCACAAGGAGCGCAGGTGCCACAGGTCGAGACCGGTGTAGGCTTTGGCGCTACCGCCAAAGGGGCTTTCGGCGATCATCTTCTCCATGGCCTTCAGCCAGCGCTTGCTGCCGTTGTGACTGAGCACGTGTGTCGGCTCGGCGCCGCACTCGAAGAGGATCTTGACCATTCCCATGACAAAGTCGGGGTCGCCGTAGAGGGCGAACTTCTTGCCGTGCAGCCAGGCGTGCGAATCGGACATCATGTCGACCAGGCGACCGCGCTCCCTGGCCAGCGATTCCGGAATCGGCTTGCCGGTCAGTTCCGAGACCTTCATCAGCAACTCGTCTGTCCAGTCGACGCCCATCGGGATGTTGAGCCGTGGCACCTCATGGTTCCAGGTGTTCTCGACCAGCTTCTTCGTTTTTTCGAGCTGGTAGGGTTGCAGCAGCAAGGTGCTGATCGCGTTCGGCGCGTCCTTGATTTCGTCCTGCGTCGTACCGCCAGCGTACATCCTGAACTCGCCGTCGGCCGGCGTGTCGAGGACCTCGGTCGGGTCCGAGAGCAGCGTTGCCTCGACGCCCATTTCCGCCATCATCCGCTTGATGACCCGGAAATTGCCCAGGTAGGTCTCGAAGCCGGGAACGAAGTTGAGCTTGCCGTTCTTGCCCGGCGCCTTGTCGGCCATGCTATTCAGCGTGAACGAGCGCATGATGCCCTCGAACATGTTGTCCCAGCCGGTGACGTGCGAACCGACGAAGGACGGCGTGTGCGCGAAGGGTACCGGGAACTCGTCCGGCACGTGCCCTTCCTTCTTGGCATTGTTGATGAAGGCATTGAGGTCGTCGCCGATCACCTCGGCCATGCAGGTCGTCGATACCGCGATCATTTCCGGCTTGTAGATCGCGCGCGCGTTCTCGAGGCCGTCGAACATGTTCTTCTGGCCGCCGAAGACCGCGGCGTCTTCGGTCATCGAATCCGAGACGCAGCAGATCGGCTCCTTGAAGTGGCGATTGAAATAGGTGCGGAAGTACGAGACACAGCCTTGCGAGCCATGCACATAGGGTAGCGTCTTCTCGAAGCCCAGCGCGCACAACACGGCACCGAGCGGCTGGCAGGCCTTGGCGGGATCGACGGTCAGCGCCTCGCGCTTGAAGTTGAGATCCTGGTATTCCTGGGTCGTCGTCCAGAGGAAGACCTCCTGCACCTTCTCCGGGGAATGGCGCTCTTCGAACCGTGCCTGCTTGTTCTTCAGCGACGCCTGGTAGTCGTCGTCGCCAAAAAGCGGGAAGCAGGGCTTGATGTCATCTACAGCTTGCATCTACATCTCCTTTGCCCGCACCACCCATTTGTGGACGCGGACACAAGTTGAGGGAAATTTCTTTCAGGCAACTTTCTTCAGCGCGCCGTCTTCGGCCGCCTCGATGGCCTCCGGTTGCTTCTTCCACGGCGGCGTCTGCTTGCTCCAGCAGGGGTTGGAAATCGCCATGTCCATGTCGCGAGCGAAAATCGCAAAGCCGTCGTAACCGTGGTACGGGCCCGAGTAGTCCCACGAGTGCATCTGGCGCAACGGGATGCCCATCTTCTGGAAAACGTACTTTTCCTTGATGCCGGAACCGACCAGGTCGGGCTTCATGCGCTTGATGAACTCCTCCAGCTCGAAGCCGGTGGCGTCGTCGTAGAGCAGTGTGGCGTTGCCCATTTCCTTGATCGTGCGGTCATAATCGTCGTTGTGCGCGAATTCGTAGCCGGTACCGATGACCTGCATGCCGAGATCCTCGTAGGCGCCGATGACATGCCGCGGGCGCAGGCCGCCGACGTAGAGCATGACCGTCTTGCCCTGCAGGCGCGGCTTGTACTTCGCGATCACCGCCTCCATCATCGGCTGGTACCTGGCGATCACGCGCTCGGCGCCTGCCTTGATGTGGTCGTCGAACTGTGCGGCGATCGCGCGCAGCGACTCGGCGATCTTGGTCGGGCCGAAGAAGTTGTATTCCAGCCAGGGAATGCCGTACTTCTCCTCCATGTGACGGCTGATGTAGTTCATCGAGCGGTAGCAGTGCAGGAGGTTGAGCTTGACCTTCGGCGTCTTTTCGATTTCCGCCAGGGTGCCGTCGCCGGACCACTGCGAAACCACCCGCAGTCCCATTTCCTCGAGAAGGATGCGCGATGCCCAGGCATCGCCGCCGATGTTGTAGTCGCCAATGATCGAAACATCGTAGGGTGTGGCTTCGAAGGCTTGACCGTCGCGCTTGTCGAGAACCCAGTCGCGGATCGAATCGTTGGCGATGTGGTGCCCGAGCGACTGCGAAACGCCGCGGAAGCCTTCGCAGCGCACCGGCACGATCGGCTTGTCCATTTCCTTGCCAGCCTTCTTGGCGACCGCTTCGATGTCGTCCCCGATCAGGCCGATCGGGCATTCGGACTGCACGGAGATCCCCTTGTGCAGCGGAAACAGCATCTCGATCTCGCCGATCAGCTTGGCCAGTTTCTTGTCGCCGCCGAAGACGATGTCCTTTTCCTGGAAATCGGAGGTGAAATTCATGGTGCCGAAGGTGTCCACGCCGGTGGTGCCGACGTAGTAGTTGCGGCGACCGGCGCGTGAATACTGGCCGCAACCGATCGGGCCGTGCGAGACGTGGATCATGTCCTTGATCGGACCCCACACCACTCCCTTGGAACCGGCGTAGGCACAGCCGCGGACGGTCATCACGCCGGGCAGGGACTTGCGGTTGGAAGTGATGCACTTCTTCGATTGTTCGATCGACTGGTCGTTGACCGCCAGGTGCTTGGCGCGGTCCTTGCGGGCCTTCTCGGGATACACCTCGAGCACTTCCTGGATCAGGGCCTCGGTTTCTTCACGTGTCAATTCAGACATCCTGTTTCTCCTTTTGGGATGCCGGCACTCATGTGTGCGCGGCAGCCGCGGGTTGAGACGGTATGGTGCGGTGCAGCAGCTCAGGCAGCGGCGAGCGCTTCGGCTTGTTCGGCCGCGATTTGGGCGGCGGTCTTGCCGATGATCGACTCGTCGTCGGCTTCCATGATGCCGAACTCCATCAGCAGTGCTTCGAGTTCGTCCATGGTCACCGGCGTCGGGATCACGAAGTTCTTGTTGTCGACGATCTTCCTTGCCAGGGTGCGGTACTCGTCGGCCTGTGCCGCCGTCGGGTCGTACTCGATCACCGTCATGCGGCGGATCTCGGCGTGCTGGACGATGTTGTGACGCGGGATGAAATGGATCATCTGGGTGCCCAGCTTGGCTGCCAGCGCCATGATCAGCTCATCCTCGCGGTCGGTGTTGCGGCTGTTGCAGATCAGGCCGGCGAGGCGCACGCCGCCGGAGTTGGCGTACTTGACGATGCCCTTGGCGATATTGTTGGCAGCGTACATCGCCATCATCTCGCCCGAGCAGACGATGTAGATTTCCTGCGCCTTGTTCTCGCGGATCGGCATCGCGAAGCCACCGCAGACGACATCACCGAGCACGTCGTAGAAGACGAATTCGAGGTCATCGTCGTAGGCACCTTCTTCTTCGAGGAAGTTGATGGCGGTGATCACGCCGCGACCGGCACAGCCGACGCCGGGTTCCGGGCCGCCGGATTCGACGCACTTGATGCCGCCGTAACCGACCGACATCACATCCTCGAGTTCGAGGTCCTCGACCGAACCGGCTTCGGCGGCCAGACCCATCACCGAGTTCTGCGCCTTGCTGTGCAGAATCAGCCGAGTCGAATCGGCCTTCGGGTCGCAGCCGACGATCATCACCTTCTTGCCGATTTCCGCCAACGCGGCGACGAGGTTCTGGGTGGTGGTAGACTTGCCGATACCGCCCTTGCCGTAGATGGCGGCTTGACGAAGTTTTGCCATGATGCAATCTCCTTGTTGAAGTCCTGCGTTGAAATCATCTGAAGCAAGGAAGAATCCCGCGCTCCTGACAGGGCTTGTGCACAGACCGTGCCAGCTCCGGCTGTAATGTCTAACTAACTGAAGTGAAAAGATTTTCATCGATTGCTCACCGCTTCCGGAAAGGACGACGAAACGCCGATGTCTGACATTCCCGCGGATATTTGTCGCGCTCCCGACAAGGCCAGCGAGTGCCTGCCGACGCTGCCCCGCCTTGCCCGCTTGCCGATCAACCGCTGCAACCTGCCGGCCGACATCCTCGGTGGCCTGACCTACCAGCGACATCCGACGCCCTTGCAGATCGACGGTGTGGCCGACCTGCACAAGCCCTTGTGGGCCCTGCTGGACGACATTCCCGGCGCTGGCGAGCGGGCCGGGCGTTTCGCGGTTTACATGGAGAACCACTTTTGCCTGCGGCACCCCGAGGATGCCGGCCTCGTCAAGGGCCAGTCCGGCGCGCGCGCCAAAGCCAGTTACCTGCGCGTCGTGCGCGGCTGGGCGTTCGACAGCGAGAGCCGGGAGGCAGCGGTGTTGAAGGGCTGGGTCGAGTCGCGCTTCGGGCTCACTCCCCGCCACCATGGCGAACCGCTGCGCGAGCCCGGCAGCACCGCCTGGCAGCGCTATGTGGAAATCCGGGCGCAGGGACTGCGCGGCACCAATGCCCTGGAGGCCCAACTCGACCTGCTCTACGCCTACACCCAGTACGAACTGGCCCGGCAGTTTCCGCAGCGCACGCACTTGCGGCTGTATCGGGGCGTGAACCGTCTCGCCGAGCACGAAACGGTGCAGGACAGCAGGCAGGGGGAGAAGGTGCTGCTGCTCAACAACATCAATTCCTTCTCCCGCTCGCGCGAGCGCGCCGGAGAATTCGGCGACGACCTGCTGGCCGTCGATGTCCCCTTGCCGAAACTGGCCTTCTTCAGTTGCCTGCTGCCGGGCATGCTGCGCCGCGAGGACGAGTACGTAGTGATCGGCGGCCTCTATCGAGTGCGGCTGGCGCGCTTCTAGACGGGTTGCTTGCCCGCGGCTCAGGCGGTGCCGGGAGTGGCTTCGATCTATCTCGGAATGAATGGGGCACGTATCAAGCCGGGATGACGCATGCAGCGGGGCGATACAACAAACAGCGGGATCGGCGGAGGAGCGCCGGCCACAGGTCAGAGGGGCGCAGCCACGCTCAGTTGCAGCGGCCGGCTCACGTTGAGGCGGAAACGACCGCGCCCGGTTTTCTCGATGGCGATGAAGGAACAACGTTCGGCGAGCCGGCGTTGCAGCAGGATCAGACGGGCGTCCAGGTTGTCGGTGATATCCGGTAGGCCAAGAGTGGGATCCAGGCGCAGTTCCCGGTTGGTGAACTCGGCACGACCTGCGTCGATGTATTCCCGCAGCAACTTCCAGATAATGGCGCCGGCCACGCCCTTGATCAGGTAGTCGTTGTCCACGAACACGCTGTGGTCGGCGGGAAAATGGCGGATAAGCACCGGTGTACCCTGGGATGCCGCAGCGGGGGGGCGGCTGGAGGCGGGTGCGGCCGGTTCCAGGGGCAGATCCGCGCTGCGGGAAAGGTAGTCGATGCACATGGCCAAATGACCCGCCAGGATCACCAAAGCGTCCTCGTCTTCAAAGGTGAAGCGCTGTTCCTCGGCGCTTTCCACCAACAGCACTCCCAACAGGCGTTCGCCCAGTAGCAGGGGCACGGCCAACTGGCTACCCGCTTCCGCCAGACCTGGGAAGGGAATCTCGGTTTCCAGGGCGTAGCCATCGACACTGGCGGCGAAACGTTCCCGGGTGGCGTGGCTGTAACGGTATTCCTGCACCGCATACCCGATGCGGATGGGCGTGCGCTCCCCGGCGGCGACGCCAACGATGCCTTCGCCCATGCACATCTCGGAGCCCACGCCGGACTCCGCGTAGCCCCGGCTGGCCACGGTGTAGAGCCGTTTGCCGTCCGGGTCTGCCATGAGCAGCATGGAATGGCAGATGTCCCAGTGCCGTTCCAGGCCTTCCAGCATCGTGTCGAGCAGGTGGGCGAGATCGGCGCAACCGGCGAGAACGGCCTGGCAGGCGCGCAGGCCAGAGAGCAGGTTGGCGCGCGGAGGGATGTCGGCGTCCACGTCGCCACTCACCGCCACCACTTCCAATACCCGGTAGATGTCGGAACCCAGCAGGCGGAACACTTTGCTCATGCCCGAGTGGGAGGCGATGGCCGCCAGCCGGGCTTTCATATACGCGAACAGGGGCCCCGCGGTTTCGGTACGCAGGTATTCAACCTGGAGGCAGAAGTGGGCGGCGCTCACCGGGTCCACCACCTCCACCGTGGCGCGGTGGTTAAGGAGGATGTTTTCCCGGGTCTTGTTGAAGAACTGGTAAGACAGGGCCACATGCCCGTCGTCCACGAAGTGGACGTGGGAAAGCTTGGCGACGTTGGGCATGCCGTCCGCCGCGCAGGTAGCGATGGTGGCGGGTACCGCGCCCTCGAAGCAGCGCCGCAGCGAGCGCAGGCTGAGCGTCATAGCTTGGGCTCCAGACGCATGCCCGCTTTGGGTCCGGGGGTCTGCTCGAACACCGCTTCGGGGGTGAAGGCCACACCCACCGCATCGTCCCCGGCCGGCGCCATCAACGCCCGGGAGAAGTTTTCCGAATAGCCCAGGGCCATGATCTCGGCGATGAACGCGGCGCCGCTGGCCAGCATGATCTCCCGATCGCCTGCCGCCAGCCGCTGGATGCGCGCGCCGGCGGCCTTGAGCTGGAGGGTCACGTGGGTGGCGGGTCTGCTGAAGACGGCGGCGATGGGCGCGCCCGCTGCCAGATCGTCCAGGATGTTCCGGGAACGTGGGTGCGAGAGAAACACCACCACTTCCCGCCGGTCCGCCGACACGCGGCAGCCGAAGGCCCGGGCGATGGAAGGCACCCGGGCAGCGTCGTGGGACGCCACGTTGATCGCTACCGGGCCGCCCAGAAACGCGGCTTGCGCGGCATCCAGCAGAGGGGGGTTGGCTTTCGTTGGGAGCATGGCGGCAACCAGCAAATGTCTCAATCAGGAAGGTTGGGTGGATTCTACAAGCTTAGCTCGCGCCCACGTTCCGGCGCCCTTTAGTAAATTATTAGCAATTCGGGTAACTACTCAGTAGCCCCAGCCAAGGGCTGTGTAGGTCAAGCCAAACGAGGCTGAGGAGGTTGGCCTTGGAAAGTCAGCGTGAGGGCGTGAAAGAGATTGCTCCCTTGCTTGTGCAGGGTGGCAAGGTAGGAACGGATCGTGCAAAAGGTATCGGCGCCGTTTCTGGTCCGGAAGCCGCCGGAGATCTTCTGTTTGACCTTCGGCATGCGAACCGCCTGCTCGGCAAGGTTGTTGGAGAACGGGACGCTGGGGTCAGAAGCGAAGCGCCAGACATCATCGGCATAGGTGCGCAAGCGCCAGAGGAGGTTGGTCGCCTTGCTCTGTCGTGTTCGTCCGCGCTTCCCCGATTTTTCCGCCTGCGGATTGAGGACCTCGCCTTCGCTGAGAATTTCGGTATATCGGTTACGCCACAGCGCAACGCGTTCGACGGGTAGCGAACCGCCCGCCTGGTTCACCTCATGGCAGGCAGCCACCAGAAGTTCGATCAGGCGGCCTGCCCAAGCCTGCTGGAGTTCCTCGAAAAGATAGGTCAATTCCCGCAGGTGATGGGCATTGCACAGCCCGTGCTTGCACAGCAGATCGCGGTAAGGTTTCCAGCCGTCGTGGATCAGTGTGCCCAGAAAGCCGGGGAGAATCCCCAGCGCATCGAAGGCCCGCTTGCCCCGTTTCTCGTGACAGCCGACCCAGGTGAGCGTCGCCGTCACCAGCGCGTGCATCCAGTGCAGCTTACCGGCCACCCGCATCCCGGTTTCGTCCGCATGAGCGACCTCGGCCGTTTGGATGGCTTCACCCATCAAGGCCACGGTCGGCGCCAGGCGAACAGCCGCCTCTTCGCTGGCCGCCAGCACCGTCGCCTCAGCCATCGGCAGGCCAAAGAAATCGCCCATCAACGCCGCCGTGCGTTGTACCGGCATCATGTGGTGGTGCGTGAGATGAACAGCGGCAGCCATGGCCGCCGGACCATACTGCACCGGCGCAGAAATGCCGGGAGGAAACTCGCCGCGGCAAATCTTGCCGCAGGCGCACTGCGCCGCCAGAACCTGATGCTCCGTCACCTCGAAGCGCAACGGCGGCAAATCGAACACCTGACGGGTTTCGACCACCGATCTCTCGGGCAAGGGACGCTGGCACTCTGCGCAGTGCGACGGTGGCGCATGCGTCACGATCCGATCCGGTTCGGCAACCTTCTTGAGACCATGCCCCTGGTGCCCTTTCTGCCCGCCCGTCGGGCGTTCCCCGCATTTGCGCAGAGATTTGGGCTGCGGCTTGTTCAGACCGTCCGAAGACGGTGGCTTGCTCGAATTTCGACTGTTGGTCGCCAGCCGCGCTTCCAGTTCCGTGACCTTCAATTGAAGGGCTGTCACTTGCGCCGCCAGATCACGAACCAGCGCCCGCAGCGGCCACAGCTCACGGATCAACTGCTCCTTCTCGGCAACGCTCAGCTTTTCAAGGTCGGGAAGTTCGTCCATGCCGAATTAAAAGCATCAAGCGTGCCAGCCGACCTGAGTAGTTACCAATTCGGTATGAAACACTTAGCAACGCGCCTCGCCGCGGGAGCCTAGTCTTCGTATTGCACGTGCCATCCCCTTTTTCTATTCTCATCGGAGGTCATCAACCATGCAAGCTTTCGCTCTTGCCCTCGCGGCCCTGTCGTTTCTTTCCATCCTCTCGCCGTCACCCGCGTCGGCCGCGTCCGGCAAGGACGCGCTCCTCGTCGAGCGCGGCAAATACCTGGCGCAAGTAGCCGGCTGCAATGACTGTCACACGCCCGGCTACATGCAAAACGAGGGCAAGGTGCCGGAAAACCTCTGGCTCACCGGTGCCGACGTGGGATTCCAGGGGCCGTGGGGCACGAGCTATCCGGTCAACCTGCGCCTCTACCTGAACAAGATGAGCGAGGCCCAATGGATCGCCAGGGCACGCCAGCCCATGCGCCCGCCCATGCCCTGGTACAACCTGCGCGAAATGTCTGACAAGGATCTGCTCGCCCTGTACCGCTACGTACGTTTCCTCGGCCCCGCCGGTGACCCCGCGCCCGTGGCCGTCGCCCCCGGCCAGCCGGTGGCCACACCCTATGTCGAGTTCGTGCCCAAGAACCTGCCGCTCGACAAACAGGCCAGCCGCTAAGCGAAACGCAAGGAGAACCGACCATGCAACAAGCACCCAAAACACCCCCATCGCCCCTGACCCGTCTGGAAACCATGCTGCTGATCCGCGCCTACGAGCACCAGCTCGTGGAATTGCAAAAGAACGGTGCACCGGGCACCTGCACGAGCGTCGGCCAGGAGGCCTGCGCAGTCGGCGTGGTTGCTGCCCTGGAAAGGCGGGACCGCATCGTCACCAACCACCGCAGCGCCGGTCACCTCATCGCTCGAGGCGCCGAGCCGCGCCGTCTGATGGCGGAAGTCCTGGGTCGCGTCGACGGTTACTGTGGCGGCCGCAGCGGCAGCCTGCACATCTCGGCCAGGGAGCTGGGCGTGGTGCTCACCTCCACGATCGTCGGCGGCGAGCTGTCCATGGCCCCCGGCGTCGCTCTGGCCCAGAAAATGGGCAAGGGTGAGCCCGGCGGCATCGTCGCCGTCTTCTTCGGCGACGGTGCCGCCTGCGAAGGCATCTTCCACGAGGCCCTGAATCTGGCCGTGCAATGGCAACTGCCTTTGCTGTTCGTTTGCGAAAACAACCAATGGCAAGCCTTCGTGCACCGGTTGGAGACCATGCCCGACGACGCCATCGCCAACTGGGCCAAGGGCCATGGCCTGCCTGTGGAAACCGTGGACGGCAACGACGCGGAAGCGGTGCTGGAAGCCGCCACCCACGCCATCGCCCACATCCGGCAAGGCGGCAGCCCCGCTTTTCTGGAACTCGTCACCTATCGCCAGCGCGGCCACTTCGAGCCCGACGACCAGGCCTACGTGGCCCCGGCCGAACTGGATTACTGGCGCGCGCGCGACCCCATCGACCGGCAAGTCCAGCGCCTGAAAGCGCAAGGCCTGATCGACGACCATGGCCTCGTCGCACTGGAACAGCGGACACGGGCAAGCATCGCCACCGCCCTGGCCTTTGCCCAGAAGAGTCCCTGGCCCGCCCCGGAAACCCTCACCGACCACGTTTACGCTTGAGAGAAAGGATTACCCATGAGTACGATGATCCCAATGACTGTCGCTCAGGCGATCGATCTGGCCTTGCGCGAAGAGATGCGGCGGGACCCCGACGTGTTTTTGATGGGCGAAGGCAGTGCCACCAAGCATCGCGATCTGGTGGACGCCTTCGGCGCCGATCGGGTGCGCAACACGCCGCTGGCCGAGGCGATCATCGCCGGCACCGCCGTGGGCGCCGCCGCCAGCGGCCTGCGCCCGGTCATCGATCTGCTGTTCGCCCCCTTCATGACCTACGCCATGGACGCTCTGGTCAATAGCGCCGGCAAGCTGCGCTACCTCTCCGGCGGCCAGTTCCGCTTTCCCCTGGTGGCCATGGGCATGACCGGCACCGGCTGGTGTGTGGGCGCCCAGCACAACCACAACATCGAGGCCATGTTTGTCCACACTCCCGGCGTCAAGGTGGTGATGCCCTCGGAACCGGCGGACTTCAAGGGGCTGCTCAAGGCCGCCATACGCGACGACAACCCGGTGCTGTTCTTCATCGACCTGGGGTTGCTAGGCCAGGAGGGCGAGGTGACCGAGGATCCTGACTTCATCATCCCGCTGGGCAAGGCTGCCATCCGCCGCTTCGGCGATGACATCACCCTGGTGAGCTACGCGAAGACCGTAGCCGTGTGCCTGCAGGCCGCTCGGCAACTGGCAGAACAAGGCATCTCGGCGGAAGTCGTCGACCTGCGCAGCCTCAAACCCCTGGACGAAAACACCGTGCTGGACTCGGTGCG contains:
- a CDS encoding alpha-ketoacid dehydrogenase subunit beta; the protein is MIPMTVAQAIDLALREEMRRDPDVFLMGEGSATKHRDLVDAFGADRVRNTPLAEAIIAGTAVGAAASGLRPVIDLLFAPFMTYAMDALVNSAGKLRYLSGGQFRFPLVAMGMTGTGWCVGAQHNHNIEAMFVHTPGVKVVMPSEPADFKGLLKAAIRDDNPVLFFIDLGLLGQEGEVTEDPDFIIPLGKAAIRRFGDDITLVSYAKTVAVCLQAARQLAEQGISAEVVDLRSLKPLDENTVLDSVRKTGRLMVVHEASGLCGIAAELAALVSTKAFSSLRGPVVRLTGPDAPIPSSWALEQAAVPQPGMVVNATLELLGAAHPLN
- a CDS encoding thiamine pyrophosphate-dependent dehydrogenase E1 component subunit alpha; the protein is MQQAPKTPPSPLTRLETMLLIRAYEHQLVELQKNGAPGTCTSVGQEACAVGVVAALERRDRIVTNHRSAGHLIARGAEPRRLMAEVLGRVDGYCGGRSGSLHISARELGVVLTSTIVGGELSMAPGVALAQKMGKGEPGGIVAVFFGDGAACEGIFHEALNLAVQWQLPLLFVCENNQWQAFVHRLETMPDDAIANWAKGHGLPVETVDGNDAEAVLEAATHAIAHIRQGGSPAFLELVTYRQRGHFEPDDQAYVAPAELDYWRARDPIDRQVQRLKAQGLIDDHGLVALEQRTRASIATALAFAQKSPWPAPETLTDHVYA